Part of the Natrinema caseinilyticum genome is shown below.
GTCGTTGATTCGCACGTCGACGCGACCGAGGCCGTCTCCCATCCCGGATTCGACGACCACGGTGTCGGTATCCTGGACGACGATGGGTTCGTGGGTGTATTCGTGGGTGTGGGCCGAGAACATCACGTCGATGGAGTCGAAGTCCTTGGCGGCCTGGACCATCCACTGGAGCCCGATTTCGGTGATGGCGACGACGATGTCTGCGCCGTCGTCGCGCGCTCGTTGGGCGTACGTATCGAGGAGGCGCGGGTGCTTTGCGAACTTGTATTTCTCTTTCCAGAACAGCGGCATCATCCGATCGACGTAGACGTTGGTCATGCCGACGACGCCTACTTTCGTCCCGCCGACATCCTCGATGGTGTAGGGGTCGAAGATGAGTTCCTCGCTGTCCCAGTCGAGGAGATTGTTGGCGAGGACGTGTGCGTCGAGGCTCTCCATCAGTTCCACCATATTACCGTCCTCGACGGCCTCGTTGGAGTAGTCCCAGTTCCCGGGCATGTAGATGTCGGGACGGAGGTGGTGGTTGATGGGGTCGAGCATCGACTTACCAAGGGTGTAGGTCGTGACGGCGGTCCCGTGGAAGGTGTCGCCACTCATCAGGGTAAGGACGTCCTCGCCGTACTCCTCGCGGATTTGGTCGAGTTTCGCGGTCAGTATCGGGACGCCACCGCCTTTCTCGATGAGCTTGTCCGCGCCGTCGAAGTCGAGATCGGGTCGGGACTTCGGGTTGTTGTAGTATACCTGGTATCCGGGCGTGATTTGACCGTGCAGGTCACTCAGGTGCGTGAACACGACATCGGGGTCGCCCTCCGGGGCGTCGGACGGAGAACCGTTCAGGCGCTTCCACTCCCCGAGGTAATCGGTGTCAAGGCGCATGCCAATAACAAACAGAACCGTCCCCCTTATTATTTTCGTCGGTTCGCCCAAAACTCTGAGACTCCAGTTGCCGAGATACGCCAACTGAACGCGCCTACCGACTGTCCAGAGATTGTTCTGCATTATAGAATTGTACATTGTCGAAATACTGCCGATTCACTGACAACAGGCGACGAAAATCGGCCTGGGGCACGGCCATCGGTGACACAGAACGAGTCCGGCGGCAACGACACTGTTTTTCATTATAGAACAGCGCTTGCACCGTCACCGTACGTCTCCGTTCGTCCGCACACTATGCGCACTAAGCGGGCATCGCCCTCAACGGCTCAGCGACAGCATCGCTATCGAGGGCGGTCGTTCTACCGCGAAGACCGTGCCGAACACCAATGGTTCGGGGTTCTGAGCGGACGTAGGAATTCGTTCGCGGGCTACGGTGGTTATCCGATACCGAACAGCGAACTGCGACGGCATCGTTTCGACTATCGTCTTTCGAGAGACGCGGCGACCTGTCGGAACACCTTCGGGGCGAAGGAACTAAATCCAATTACGATGACACGGTATGGCAAGGCATGGGAAAAGAGGTAAAACATCCGGTGAAGGCGACCGAGAAAACGCTCGCGATCATCGAGGCGCTCAAAAATCAAGACGGTGGCCGAGTCACTGCCCTCGCAAATTCTCTCAATATGAGCAAAAGTGTCGTTCACAACCACCTCGCGACGCTGGAGAAACACGGGTACGTGGCTAAAGACGGCAACGAATACCGACTCGGGCTGAAGTTCCTCGACCTCGGCGGGTACATCCGCCATCACATGGAACTCTACCAGATTTCCAAGCCCGAAATCGACGCGATGGCCGAACAAACGGGCGAACTTGCGAACCTCCTGACCGAGGACGACGGGTGTGGCGTCTACCTGTACCGGGCGAAGGGAGAGCAGGCAGTCGACCTCGATACGTACGTGGGCCGACGCACCAATCTCCATTACACCGCACAGGGAAAGGCGATTCTCGCCCATCTTCCGGAGAACCGTCTCGAAGATATCATCGAGGAGAAGGGGTTGCCCAAGGCGACTGAGAACACGATAACCGACCGCAAAGCGCTCGCCGAGACGCTCGCCACGATTCGCGACCGGGGGTACGCCTACCACGAAGAAGAGCGACTCGAAGGGCTCCGGTCGGTCGCCGCCCCCATCGTCACCGACGACGGCACTGTCCACGGTTCGATCAGCGTCTCCGGCCCCGCGAGTCGAATGCAGGACGAGGGAGGGGAGTCTGATATCCCCAAGTTGGTCTGCTCGACCTCCAACGCGATCGAACTCAACCTCAAGTACGCCAACGTTTGATTACGGCCACACGCCACCGTCTCACGATGTCTGCCGTTCCTTCCCCGATCACACGCTTCGATTTGCGGTGCCGACATCTCCGACGGAGCTTCACGAGGTACTTGTAAAGTAGAGACCAGCACTGCTTTACTTATACCTTGTAAAGAACTCGGCCCGAGCGAGCCATCCGGACAGCGAAGACGGAATCGAGAACGAATGGTGGAACGAACGCGTAAACGACGAGAGCGGACGACGAACGATGGTTCACCCGAGCTGTTCGGCCGGGATGCGGTCGTACTCGTTCGAAAACGCCTGCGCGTCTTCGGGAAGCACCGCGACAGCGAGGAATGGAGCGTACCCGGCAAAGTAGTCGACGAGAGCGACGATCCGGTCTGAGTCGATGGCTTCCAGCGAGTCAAGGAGGACGAACGGCACGAACTCGTACACTTCGTGGACCAGGAACCCCGCGAGTGCGACGACCAGACCGATGGTTTCGCGTTCGGACTCCGAGAGGGTCGCGACGGTATCCTCGTACATCGCGCCGTCGCTTTCGCGAACGACGTGGAGGTCGAAACTCGAGTCGTCCGCCGAGTTCGTCGTCTTGCGTTCGATCCACACGCGGGCGATGTCGTACTCTAAGAGGTCGAGTACCGACGCCATCTCCTCGTTGAACGCCTCGACGGCCTCGCGTTCGAGGTCGTCGATACGCGACCGAAGCGACGCGAGTTCGTCCTGGACTACGGATAGTCGATCCGTCACGCGGTCGCGCTCTTCTGCAGCGTCGGCCACTGCTGCCAGTTCCGCCTCGGCATCCGAAAGGTCGCTTTCGAGTTTGCCCCGCTCGTACTCGAGTTCGCTGAGCGCTCGATACGCCGAGAGGACGTCCTCGCGGAGCGACCCGGTTTCTTCGACCTGCTCTTGGAGGTCGTCAATCTCCGCTCTGAGCGTCGCCGCCTCGTCTTCGTAGTTCGTTACGTTTTGCTCTCGGTGAGAGATCTCTCGATCGAGTTCGTCCAGTCGACTACGGAGTTCCGCCTGTCGTTCGCTCGAGCGTTCCAGTTCGCGTCGCCGCTCTTCGACCGTCGTCAGGTCGGATTCGACGCTGTCGCGTTCGGCCTGTTTTTTAGTGACCAGGTTTCGGAGCGTCTCGAGGCGTTCGTCGATGTCCGACTGCTCGACCCGACTGCCGCAGGTCCAACACTGCATCGTCTTCGACGACGGATCGAGGTCGGCAGCGACGTCGCCCTCGTCTTCGACGTTCCGGAGGCCGCTCGTCTCGCCAGCCAACAGGTCCTCGGTGAACTCGACGACTCGCACCAAATCGTCGATCTCGTTCTCGACCTCGCGCTTGCGCCGCTTGAGTCGGGTACTCTGCTGGTCGAGTTCGTCGAGTTCCTCTTCGGACGACTCGATATCGTCGAGTTCGGCCGCCACGTCCGCACGCTTCGTTCGAAGCGAGCGAAGCTCGGACTCCTGGTGGTCCTTGCGGTCGAGTGCGTCGTCCAGTTGCCCACGCAGTTCCTCCAGTTCGTCGAGCAACGATTCGGCCTCCTCGGCCTCGGCTTCCGCCGCGTCGAAGGCGTCTACGGTTTCGCGGACGTCGGCCAGTTCGTCTTCGACCGCCTCGAGGTCGGCTCGACGCTCGTCGCGGCGGCGTTCGAGTTTGGGGCGGCGGTCGACCGTCGCCTCGAGGTCGTCGAGCTTCGACCGAAGGTCGTCACGTTCGGCCTCGCGGTTCCGGATGTCGTCTCGAAGCTGGTCGGTATCGACCGGCCGCATGATGACCTCGCGCAGGTCGTCCCCGCGTTCGACCGCACGACGGGCGGGGTTGTCTTCGAGCAGACACGCGAAGGTGTCGACGTATTCCGGTTCGTCGACGAAGGGGTCGCCGTCGACGGAAACGGTTCCGGCTTGCCGCGTGTATTCGCGGGTGTAGGTCTCTCCGTCGAGCGCGAGTTCGACGCCGCCGTAGTCGGCGTCGGCTTTCAGCATGGCCGCGGTCCCGCCGAGCACGCCAGCGATAGCGCTCAGAAACGACGTCCGGTTCGTGGCGTTTCGGCCGGTGAGTATGGTGATACCGGACGAGAGTGTGACTTCGCAGTCGTCGATACCGCCGACGTTCGTCACCGAGACTGTCGCGGATCTCTCCGTGAATTCGTCGATTGTATCTCGAGTCTTTTGCCCGGTGTCGGCGTTACGTGACATGATAACGGCAGATGTTCGTGTCGTTCACTTGGGTATCATTTGACTTAGTCCTAAGGAAGTCCGTCTGTCTCTCCGCTATCTACGACGCTACTCGGACGACCGTACTGGGAGGCCAGTGCTAGAGGACGGAGCCGACACTAGGGAGGATTGCATCGTGACGCCCATGGATTGTACCGTGAGGCCGGTAGGACTGTCCGTGACGCCGATGGAAGTCCTCATTTCTCACGACACGCACAGCGGCCGCGGTCGAGGAGTTCTTCGACTGGGTACGACGAACCGCACACTGTGCACGTAATACGGACCGAGTGGGTTACGTCGAGCGAACCGACTTTGAGTTCGTCGTTGCGTCGTAGTTGTTCGAGCGTTTGGTCGACGATGTGTTCGTCGCGGCCGCGTGCCCATTCGATGACTTCACGGCCTTCCGTGATGTCGGTGACGCCCTGCCGTGAGGTGTCGATGTCGAGGCAGTCAGCGAGATGAGCGCGGACTGTCTGATGGGAGACGAAGTCGTCGGTCACTCCCGTGACGTCGATACCAGCGTAATTCAGTTGGTCACGGACGTCGGCGCGATGTTCGGGGGCGACATCGTCGCCGGTGAGTGCCTCGTACACCGATGAGGGGTCGCCCACTACGTCGACGTCGGCGTTCTCCATGGCGGCTCCGAGGATGCGGGTGTTGGTGACGTCGGCGAGGGCTCGCAGGCTCAGGTCGTCGCGCTCACGTCGGTCGCGAAGTTCTGCATCGAGCTCCCGGAGACCGTAGGCGTCGATAGCTCGTCCAACTTTGCAGCCACAATGGTCCAATTCGTCGTCGGTCATGGATCAAATACCTGGTTTGCAGTGTTGGTGTGGGGCCGAGGACCGCCACAGTGCGTCGTGCACGAGCAGTCGGACCCGGACTGCATCACGCCCGGACGTTAGCAGTGCCCAATAAAAAGGGTTCGGTGGACATCGTGGCGGGTACTATAGTATCCGTTAGAACTTTCTACTCAGATAGTGTTGCTAAATACAGTGGATCATCTCGACGAGATCTCTGTCGAGGAATTGCAAGATGCCCTTGACAACGTGGAGGGTAAAAAGCCGACACAACGGCTCTTAGCAGCAATAGCATACAAGAACGGCGTCACGCAGACTGAACTAGCCGAGTGGTACGACGTTCAGCGACGGACAATCTATAGCTGACTCAAGCGACTCGTCGGTGTCGAGTCGCTTGAGCAGGCCGTTACTGATACTCATCCCACTGGGAGAAAACGGAAGCTCTCAGAAAAAGAGCAAAAAGAGTTCGAAGAAGTGTCCACGAATCACCAGAGAATGTTGGGGTTGATGCGCCGGCGTGGACGCCGGCGCTCGTCCAGCAGTATCTTGACGAGACGTACGATGTCGAGTACTCAATCCCGAGCTGTCGGCGGTTGCTCAAAGAAGCGGGATTGAGCTATCAAAAACCTCGCCGTACAGCCGCTGAGTCTGACGCTGATGAACAAGAAACGTTCCGTGAGGAGCTCAAAAAAAAGCGGCGGGAAATGGATGCCACAGTAGTCTGTATCGATCAAACCAAGAAATCCGTCCAAGTTGAGCCGCGTGCCGCGTGGTTTCCCCGCGGTACGCGGCCGTCAGTTGAGTTATCTGGACAACGCGACTGGACGTGTCTGCTAGGCGCGATCACCGAGGACGGTGATCGCTTTTTCTCTCGATTTGAAGAGTACGTTACCGCCGATCATGCAAAACATTTCATTCTCGCATTATGCAAAGAATTCAAAGATGATCTAATTATTGTCCTGGATGGAGCACCATATTTCCGGGCGTCGGCCGTCACGGACCTAGCGGCCCGTGACGACCTCGACTTCGTGACATTGCCGGCGTACTCACCAGAGCTAAATCCTGTTGAAGAGTGCTGGAGACAACTACAAGCGGCACTCAGCAACCGTTTCTTTGGCTCACTCGACGATCTCACAACAGCGATTGATACTACTATTGATCGAATCTCTGTACCAAATATGAGCAATTACTTCTAATGTATGCTATAGAAAGTGAGGACATCGCCGCGAGAACGTATTGCTGTGATGGTCCGAACGACGTCAGTCGTGTTCGACGCTGTCGAAGAGCGTGACGATGTCGTCAAAGTATCACATCACCTTCAAGACGTCGATGAGGGCGGTCATCAGTGCGTGTTGACTGATCGCGTTATAAGTATATCCGGTGGTCGATACGTATCTGGTTCACGTTTTTGAACCGAACGTTACCGAGGCGGTTCACCGAGTACAACGACTGGTCGAAATTGTGCGGCAGGCGACCGTGAGTTCACGGGGGTGCTTCCGCCTGGATCGAGAGCAGACGATCGGACGGCACGGTTGCTCGAGAGGAACGATCACCGTCTCATTCTATAGTAGTCGTTGAAACGATTCACTCACCACTCGCAGTGAAGCGGCCAGCGAAGCCTCGCTGGCCGCGAATTCGCGAGTGCGGTGTACACTGACTTTCAACGACTACTGTAGCTTCGGTGACCGGACGACTCACGATCAATGCGTCCATCCGATGCTGTGAGGAGCGACGTGAACGGATGATGTTTGACAATCAGTCGCGCTTCCGTTTCACGCTGTCATCGTACTACCTCCTCGAGTGGCCGCCGCGGGGTGTGTTGCTCGTCCTCGTCACTGTAGCCGAGTCGAAAGAGGTGCTGCGGGACCGACTCCTCGAGTCCGAGTTCCGCGGCGAGTTCGGATCTTATCCGCGGGACCTCGAGCGTCTGGCTCACGGGGTGGTGAGCGATCCCCTCGCTCGTTGCGAGCAGCGTCAGTCGTTCGAAGGCCCGTCCGGCTTTCAGTCGTGATTCGTCGTCGTCGGCTTCCGTGACCAGAACCGCGAGCACCGGCGCCCGTTCGAGCAACGCTGCGTTCTTGCGTCCTTCTCGGCCGCCCAGATCGAGGTGCGTCACCGCGAGTCGTCCGACCCGCGCCATCACCCACGAGGCACCGAGCGCCCCCGTTCCGATCCAGTGTCCCAGTTCCGCTCGATACGCGGGGTCGTCGAACTGGTGCTCGTCCGCACGGAACTGCAGTCTCCCGATCGACTCCTTCCTGTCGTCCTCGTCGATCACCAGGAGAGTCACCGTCGTCTCGCGGATGCAGTCTCGGAGCCGATCCAGGACGTCGCCTGGGATCGGCCGGTCGTCGTAAGGGTGGTGGGTCGTCCGTCGATCCGTCATCGCCTCGAACAGGCCGGGTCGCGCTCGAGACGCTGTTTCCGCTTTCGGGTCGAGGTGGACGGTCGCGGCGAGGTCGTCACCGTCACCGGGGACGTAATCGATCGACGCGGCGAACCCGAAACGAGCGGCTGCGATCCGGAGATTCTCGATCGCACACCCGACGCTGAGGAAGAGTTCGCGCTTGTCAGCGTCTGCGATTTCTAACCAGCGCGATTCGTCGGCGAAGACGTCGATCGCGTCCGGACGAATTTCGAACTCCCACGGTTGCGAGTTGTGGCTCGAGGGCGCGAGAATCGCGTACCGAAGGAGAAAGCGTGCCTGCGCTTCGAACGGCGCGTTTGCCGGGAACGCTCGCTCGTCGACGTTCCACGGTGAATCGAGGTGGTCGTTCATAGCTTCTGCTTTACCGTCTGACGACCTAAGACTGTCTTCGAGTTCGGATGTGGATTCGTTCGTCGGATGGACAGCTCCGACTCTCGATTCGTCCTCGAGCGGGTGTCCGATACCGGTCTCCCATCGGAGCGCCCCGTGTGCGATGGCCGGTGGGAGGAATCGGCCGCGGTGGTTTCGAAACTGTTCGTACACGAGTCCTCGGTGAAACCGGTACGAGTAGACACCGCGCCGACAGCGGACGAACGATGCTCGTGGGGGCGTGACTTCGCTGCGGTCCGCAGCCGTCGATGGCCGTCGATATCTTCCGGAGAAAGAGGTAAATATAGCTATGATATAGCATAGCGAGACAAATGCGTTCAGCACACAGGGAGGTTCGGGGCCGTATCGAAGAAAAGCGCGATGATCTCGTCGATCTCGTGAGTGAACTCATCCGCCAGAAATCCGTTACCGGAAACGAAAAGCCCGCTCAGGAGGTCGTCTCGTCGCGTTTGCAGTCGTCCGGACTCGACGTCGACATCTGGGAACCGGATGCCGACAGACTCGCGGACCATCCGGGGTTTTTCGAGACGTCGTCCTACCTGAAAGACGGATACGAGGACCGCCCGAACGTCGCAGCGACCAAAGAGGGCGTCGGAGATGGTCGGTCACTGACATTCAGCGGTCACGTCGACGTCGTGCCGGCCGATGCAAGCGAGTGGAAGTACGACCCGTGGAACGCCACCGTCGAGGATGGCCGTCTCTACGGACGCGGAAGCAACGACATGCTCGGTGGTGTCGCTTCCATTCTGATCGCCTTCGAAGCACTCCGGGACGTCGACATCGAATTGGCAGGCGACCTCACTCTCCAGACGACCGTCGAGGAGGAGGCCGGCGGCCCAGGCGGTGTACTCTCCGCGCTCGAGCGGGGATACCAGCCCGATGCGGCGATCATTACCGAACCTTCCGGGCTCCCGAACGTCGGAATGGCGAGTGCTGGTGTAATGTACTTCCGTATTCGCGTCCCCGGAAAGTCGTCACACGCTGCACGGGGCTACGAAGGGGTCAACGCTATCGGAAAGGCGACGAAAATCTACCATGCGCTCGACGAACTCGACCGAGAACGGAAATCGCGAATCTCGTACGAACCGGCCTTTCGGACCGATCCGCGACTCGACGGCCACGAGACCAACCTGAACGTGGGCGCTGTCGAAGGCGGCGACTGGCCCTCGACGGTTCCGTCCGAAGCGATTCTGGAAGGACGTATCGGATGGCCGCCCGGCGAAACGCGCGAGGAGGTCCGGGCGGAAGTGGAAGCGACCGTGCGCGACGTCTCGGAGACCGATGAGTGGCTGTCCGCGCACCCGCCCGCGTTCGACTGGTTCGGGTGGAACGCCGCTCCTCACGAACTCGACACGGACGAAGAGATCGTCCAACTCGCACGGGAGAACGCCGAGAGGATCACCGGCCAGAAAACGACCTTCGGCGGCGGCAGCGGCGGAAACGACGAACGGTTCTACAACCGATATTACGACATACCCTGTCCCTCCGTCGGTCCGCGCGGCGAAAACATCCACGGCGCCGACGAGTACGTGGAAATAGATTCGTTAGTCGAGACGGCACAGACCCTAGCCCTGACCGCTATCGACTGGTGTGGGATCGAGGAGTAACGTTGCCAAAATAGCCGCTCGAATCCCTCGTCTAACGGCGTACGACGTCTTCCGCGTCGATCACGGTCTCGTGAGCACTGTCAGTTTCTGAGCGCCGTGTTGCTCCGGTAAGGCGGACTTCGAGCCGGGGACGCCGTCGACGCTGCGCCGATGAGCGATTCCCTCACAACCATTCGCCGTGATTCTTGCGATCGAACTTTTTCGGAACGGTAGGTTTTGGGAACTACAGGTTGAATAATGTGTGGTATACATCCGAATCTACTGAAATTGCGCCATCAAAAACGTTTATTATTGCATGTGTACTATCCTCTCGTGGGTGATGACATAGGTTCACAAACGGCACCCCGAGACGTCCAACGTCCTTCGCAGGAGTACACCTGTGGCCAACGGCTGATCCGCTGCTGGCCTCCCGGCCCCACTTTCGCGCTCGAAATCCGCTGCTGACACGTTCGACCTTCCACTCCTTCCCAGCAGCGACAGCGCCGGTTTCCACGCGGTTTCCATGCACCGGCCTCGAGCAGACGAACCGCTCTCGCCGCTCGCGACTGCTCAGTCGATATCCTGGAACCCGTCTTCGACCCGATCCGTGACCGCGCCGTCCGTCACGTCCGGCGTCCGAATCACCGACGGCACCTGCGGTCGATCGTGGTTTCGATGAAAGTCGCGTCTTCCTGACGTCCGCTTTTCCGGTCGGGTATCGAACCCGTGGGGGCAGCGCCGACACGGCAATTCGGTCGGCAGATTCGTGATCGCTCGCTCGAGCGGTGAGTCGTTCCGGAACTCGGCTCTCCACCCGTCGAGTCGTTCGCGACGATCACCCAGTGTACTCGTCGACCTCGACGAGTTGTTTGCCGATATTCTCGCCCTCGAAGAGGCCGAGAAACGCCTCGGGAGCAGTTTCGATGCCGTCGGTCATCGTTTCTCGGTAGTGGAGCTCGTCCTCGCTAATCCAGCGAGCGAGCCGTTCGGTCGCGCTCTCGGCCAGGTGGTCGTAGTCGCTGACGATGAACCCTTCAACTCGGGTCCGTGTACGCTGGTAGAACCGACGCGGGCCGGTCATTCGCTCGTCGTCGGGTTCCAGATTGTAGAGCGAAATCTTCCCGCAGACGGCGACCCGCGAGTAGTCGGTGAGATGATCCAACACAGCGTCGCTGACTTCGCCGCCGACGTTCTCGAAGTAGAGATCGACGCCGCGCGGACAGGCTTCTCCGACTGCTGCCGTGAGGTCATCGGCGGTCTGGTAGTTGATCGCCGCGTCGAACCCGAGGGCACCGGTGAGCCAGGCAGCCTTCTCGTCGGATCCGGCGATACCGACGACGCGACAGCCGGCTATTCTTGCAATCTGGCCGGCAACGGACCCGACAGCGCCCGCTGCTCCCGAGACGACGACCGTGTCTCCCGGCTTCACCTGGCCGACCTCGATCGTTCCGATATAGGCCGTCAATCCGGGCATTCCGAGGACGTGCAGCGCAGCCGACACCGGCGCCTCGCCGGTGTCGATACGATCGAGGTCAGCCCCGTCGCTGGTGGCGTACTCGGCCCAGTAGAGGTTCCCCGTAACGAGATCCCCCGGCTCCAGACCGCCGTCGTTCGATTCGACGACCTCGCCGACGACGCGAGCCCGCATCGGATCGCCGGTCTCCCAGGGATCGGCGTAGGAAGCCGCGTCCCGCATCCGGCCGCGCATGTACGGATCGACGGACATGTACAGCGTCCGGACGAGGACTTCCTTCGGTCCCGGTTCTGGAATCGGTTTCTCGCGGAGCGTAACGTTCTCCATCGACGGCTCTCCCGTCGGTCTCTCGGACAAGATCCACTGCCGATTCGTCTCATCGGGCATAACTATCAGGTTCGACTCACGTCGATTTCAATCTTGCTCAGGTCGTCCCGTGCCCGGCGCCAGGTCGCGGAATCGTGCCCCTCGAGGTGATCGTCCTGGATCG
Proteins encoded:
- a CDS encoding IclR family transcriptional regulator; the protein is MGKEVKHPVKATEKTLAIIEALKNQDGGRVTALANSLNMSKSVVHNHLATLEKHGYVAKDGNEYRLGLKFLDLGGYIRHHMELYQISKPEIDAMAEQTGELANLLTEDDGCGVYLYRAKGEQAVDLDTYVGRRTNLHYTAQGKAILAHLPENRLEDIIEEKGLPKATENTITDRKALAETLATIRDRGYAYHEEERLEGLRSVAAPIVTDDGTVHGSISVSGPASRMQDEGGESDIPKLVCSTSNAIELNLKYANV
- a CDS encoding archaea-specific SMC-related protein; translated protein: MTNVGGIDDCEVTLSSGITILTGRNATNRTSFLSAIAGVLGGTAAMLKADADYGGVELALDGETYTREYTRQAGTVSVDGDPFVDEPEYVDTFACLLEDNPARRAVERGDDLREVIMRPVDTDQLRDDIRNREAERDDLRSKLDDLEATVDRRPKLERRRDERRADLEAVEDELADVRETVDAFDAAEAEAEEAESLLDELEELRGQLDDALDRKDHQESELRSLRTKRADVAAELDDIESSEEELDELDQQSTRLKRRKREVENEIDDLVRVVEFTEDLLAGETSGLRNVEDEGDVAADLDPSSKTMQCWTCGSRVEQSDIDERLETLRNLVTKKQAERDSVESDLTTVEERRRELERSSERQAELRSRLDELDREISHREQNVTNYEDEAATLRAEIDDLQEQVEETGSLREDVLSAYRALSELEYERGKLESDLSDAEAELAAVADAAEERDRVTDRLSVVQDELASLRSRIDDLEREAVEAFNEEMASVLDLLEYDIARVWIERKTTNSADDSSFDLHVVRESDGAMYEDTVATLSESERETIGLVVALAGFLVHEVYEFVPFVLLDSLEAIDSDRIVALVDYFAGYAPFLAVAVLPEDAQAFSNEYDRIPAEQLG
- the rdfA gene encoding rod-determining factor RdfA, yielding MTDDELDHCGCKVGRAIDAYGLRELDAELRDRRERDDLSLRALADVTNTRILGAAMENADVDVVGDPSSVYEALTGDDVAPEHRADVRDQLNYAGIDVTGVTDDFVSHQTVRAHLADCLDIDTSRQGVTDITEGREVIEWARGRDEHIVDQTLEQLRRNDELKVGSLDVTHSVRITCTVCGSSYPVEELLDRGRCACREK
- a CDS encoding Acg family FMN-binding oxidoreductase; its protein translation is MNDHLDSPWNVDERAFPANAPFEAQARFLLRYAILAPSSHNSQPWEFEIRPDAIDVFADESRWLEIADADKRELFLSVGCAIENLRIAAARFGFAASIDYVPGDGDDLAATVHLDPKAETASRARPGLFEAMTDRRTTHHPYDDRPIPGDVLDRLRDCIRETTVTLLVIDEDDRKESIGRLQFRADEHQFDDPAYRAELGHWIGTGALGASWVMARVGRLAVTHLDLGGREGRKNAALLERAPVLAVLVTEADDDESRLKAGRAFERLTLLATSEGIAHHPVSQTLEVPRIRSELAAELGLEESVPQHLFRLGYSDEDEQHTPRRPLEEVVR
- a CDS encoding ArgE/DapE family deacylase; the encoded protein is MRSAHREVRGRIEEKRDDLVDLVSELIRQKSVTGNEKPAQEVVSSRLQSSGLDVDIWEPDADRLADHPGFFETSSYLKDGYEDRPNVAATKEGVGDGRSLTFSGHVDVVPADASEWKYDPWNATVEDGRLYGRGSNDMLGGVASILIAFEALRDVDIELAGDLTLQTTVEEEAGGPGGVLSALERGYQPDAAIITEPSGLPNVGMASAGVMYFRIRVPGKSSHAARGYEGVNAIGKATKIYHALDELDRERKSRISYEPAFRTDPRLDGHETNLNVGAVEGGDWPSTVPSEAILEGRIGWPPGETREEVRAEVEATVRDVSETDEWLSAHPPAFDWFGWNAAPHELDTDEEIVQLARENAERITGQKTTFGGGSGGNDERFYNRYYDIPCPSVGPRGENIHGADEYVEIDSLVETAQTLALTAIDWCGIEE
- a CDS encoding NADP-dependent oxidoreductase; translation: MPDETNRQWILSERPTGEPSMENVTLREKPIPEPGPKEVLVRTLYMSVDPYMRGRMRDAASYADPWETGDPMRARVVGEVVESNDGGLEPGDLVTGNLYWAEYATSDGADLDRIDTGEAPVSAALHVLGMPGLTAYIGTIEVGQVKPGDTVVVSGAAGAVGSVAGQIARIAGCRVVGIAGSDEKAAWLTGALGFDAAINYQTADDLTAAVGEACPRGVDLYFENVGGEVSDAVLDHLTDYSRVAVCGKISLYNLEPDDERMTGPRRFYQRTRTRVEGFIVSDYDHLAESATERLARWISEDELHYRETMTDGIETAPEAFLGLFEGENIGKQLVEVDEYTG